ACGTCGGCTGGGTTATGGTCCCTTCAAAGTCAAATTTCCGCGCGTTGAGACCAAGTTCGACATTGAGCACACCGAGCGTCGCTGTTTTGAGCAGGGGAATGGGATAGAATAACGCAAGATCATAATGGTCCAGTTTGAGTTTTGATTCGATCGGGATGCTGGCATTGAATGTGGTATCGCCAAAACTGATGGGCCTCGTTAGCGGTCCTGATCCCTCGAAGGTCATCGGTGTGGCCATGAGATAAATGTTCGGCAGGATCAGCGGGAGTTCCATCTTGACACGGACAAAAGGTTTGTTCTGGGTATCAAAGTGCAGGTCATTTTTGATATCGATATCGCCGGTTACAGCAGAGACCGGCTTGTATTGCAAGCTGCCGGACGGTACCTGCCTCCAGTATCCCACACCAACATCCGCGCCAAAGAATGCAAACGCACTGCAAGGAACAACGAGCATAGAAAGGACAAACAAACATGCAACATACCGTTGTATTTTCTTCATTTTTCAGTCTCCTCGTAAGTTAGTGTCGATGGATCATCCTGCATTATTGTAAACGTATCAAAGGTCCATGGTTTTGTCAAGGATATTGTAGCGGGTCGGTAAATTGCTCTTGACAGAAAATATCAAACTGTGCTATTTATTTAAAATTAGTAACACGGAGGTGACTATGTCCGACCTGACGCGGTTCGGGGTGTCCATTGACAGCACATTGATAAAGAAATTTGATGCGCTCATCAGGCGAAAAGGGTATACTAGCCGCTCCGAGGCGATTCGTGATATGATCCGAGACGGTCTCGTCGAACAGGAGTGGAAAACTGAAAACCGGGAGACCGTGGGCACGATCACCATCGTGTATAACCATCACACGCGCGAACTCGAACACGCCCTCACGGACATGCAGCACAAATCATTTCACC
This DNA window, taken from Nitrospirota bacterium, encodes the following:
- a CDS encoding TIGR04219 family outer membrane beta-barrel protein — translated: MKKIQRYVACLFVLSMLVVPCSAFAFFGADVGVGYWRQVPSGSLQYKPVSAVTGDIDIKNDLHFDTQNKPFVRVKMELPLILPNIYLMATPMTFEGSGPLTRPISFGDTTFNASIPIESKLKLDHYDLALFYPIPLLKTATLGVLNVELGLNARKFDFEGTITQPTSNNTASKSLSVYVPMIYGGVQVKPVSSLSIEFEIRGIAYSGNHYYDYLGRLKFNPIPLVYVAGGYRAETIKIDESDVKADIKFGGPFIEVGLSF
- the nikR gene encoding nickel-responsive transcriptional regulator NikR, whose amino-acid sequence is MSDLTRFGVSIDSTLIKKFDALIRRKGYTSRSEAIRDMIRDGLVEQEWKTENRETVGTITIVYNHHTRELEHALTDMQHKSFHRIISTLHVHLDAHNCLEVLVVKGKSQEIRRIADRLIGTRGVKHGKLTTTTTGKELA